One Hypomesus transpacificus isolate Combined female chromosome 21, fHypTra1, whole genome shotgun sequence genomic window, ACACAGGAGATCTGTCCCGGCTCCCAGACCTCGCGACAGATCCCACTCCCCTGGACGGTAAGTCATCTGTATTCAGAGTCTAGTAGGGTCACAGCTGTCAGGGCCTACAGTGGGGTGCTGAAAGtctctggatagtaaaactatCTAGGTTTCTGGATAGTAGAATTCTCTGGATTGTGGAGAACACAttgccccccatccccccccgcCCTCATTGGTTAGCTGCTTGGGTCATTCCATCCATCTGTGAAGCAGcaggattgtttgtgtgtgttcttcatgtggattgtcagtgtgtgtgtgtgtgtgtgtgtgtgtgtgtgtgtgtgtgtgtgtgtgtgtgtgtgtgtgtgtgtgtgtgtttgtttctgtaatCTCATCTGTCTGCGTTgttgtctccgtctctctgtttacccccccacctccactctCACTCTACCCCAGCTCTAGTCTTTCCAACGACACCCCCAAACCCAAAGACCCACCCTGGTTAGCCCTCGTCCAATCTGAACCCAAGAAGAAgccggccccgccccctcccccgggTACAGCCACGCCCCCACACCaaggctctctctcctctctcaaagGGGCGGGCTCCAGGCCGGCCACGCCCCCAGTGCCCGCCAACCCCTTcgaggatgacgaggaggaggaggggctggaaggggaggaagaggcggggggaggggcggtGCCACCCACCATCGCGGCGATCCACCCGTGGTACAGCATCAGGCAGGGGGCGGAGACGACGGGGGCGGACACGCCCCCTAGCGGAGGTAGCTCCTCCCGCTCAGCCAGCCCCGGGGGGTCCAGGGTTAGGAAGGGCCCAGCACCACGACCCCCTCAGCCCCCTAACTCCAACACAGGTCAGTGGACGGAACTTGGACTCCTAGTGCCAGTGTTACTTATTTGTGATTATTGTATATAATACATATTATTATTGCTATCAATATAGAGGCACTTGACAGTTAAACCGGTTGATCATATCTCATGGAAACTGACCAGTAATGAACTGAACTGAAACACCGTACAGAGAACGTTAGATTGTTTGAATTTCATATTCACTCCATGAACTGTAGTGGAAAACCAATTAAGGCATAATGTGTGCGATTGTTAATGTGGTATGCGTGAAACAGTGTTTTGTGTTGGATGTTCATTgtgttatttttttgttgtctctttctccatttTCCCACCCCTATCCAACTCCTCCTCGATTTCCGTTTCAAAATTCTACCCTTATCAATTTCTGTTTTGCCTgactcctccctgtcccctcccccagctctttctcactctcagcCCTCCTCTTCCGCCCCCTCCCCAGCGATTAGCATCGAGAGCTTATCCTCCGCCTCCGACCACagctcctcccaccctcccctgcaGGGCGGGGCCAGGGCCGGCGAGGACCACCCCTTCACCAAGAGTGTCTCTGAGCCCTCCATCTCCGGGCCCTGTGACTCCGCCCCTCCCGCCTCCGCCTCCTCTTCCGAACGCCTGGCCCCGCGCCTCTCCTttggcccctccccttcctcccttccagCCAACACCAGCTCGGCCCCCGCCACCCCGCAAACCAATCGGAGCGCAGGGGCCAGGGCAGCCAGGCCGCCGCCCCCGAGGCCCCCCGGCACGGCCAGTCCCCTGGCTGCATCAGGGAGTCccgtggccccgccccctcgtAGCAAGGTACGGAACAAGCTCTAGTTCCCTATACAGGAATATTCCTAAAACACCACCATAGTAGCTTTGATACCTTGACACCTCACCATAGATGATCATCTTGAGCCATTATTACGGAAATTTCCAATTTGACTGTCATGCACATGGTATAGACTTCGGACATTTTGTTTGACTCAttctgcccccccacacaccttccCCCCACAGCGACACTGCAAGGAGAACCCCTTCAACAGGAAGGCCTCCCCCTCAGCATCCACCCCGAAAAGCAGGCCCCCGCGAGGGCCGCGGCCGGCCAGACCCCCCGCCCCCGGACACGGCTTCCCCCTCATTAAACGCAAGGTGGGGCCCCACAGCTAAACCCCTCTCCTACTGGTGGGTGTCGTCCGTGGCCTCAGCAGAGCCACGGTGAACCATAACAGTGGTCCTACTGAGGACATTCATCACAAATGTCCCGGAATTGACAGTGAAAACACGCTCCAGGTGTATTCATGAATTCCATTTaggagacgcttttatccaaacccGCGTACAACTTCGACCCCTTGATATGCCGCCAAATGTCACTGAGCTATACCTTATAAGGGTATTTCTTCAGGAGGGAATTGCATCTAAATAACTGTGCTCtccaaccgtgtgtgtgtgtgtgtgtgtgtgtgtgtgtgtgtgtgtgtctttccacCCCAGGTGCAGTCAGACCAGTACATCCCAGTGGAGGACATccatggagagatgggggagctggagaagcagctggatgagctggagcagagaggagtCGAGCTGGAGAGCAAGCTCCGAGACAACCCCAACggtgaggggacacacacacacacactccctgacacacactccctgacacacacacacacacacactccctgacacacacacacagtcatgggctaaaacaaaggcatgcaaatgtcccatggctctactttcattggctcccttgcatagacctggcgcgcgtgtttgcgtgtgtgcgtccctTGCAATGGACATTTACATCATTAACCCTACCCCCAATAGGTGACTAGCAAATGGTCACCAGACCTCATTCTTCCTTACTAGCTCTGTCAAACAGTATCTCCAGTATCTcctttaaacaaacaaacaaactcttCTTATTCCTCAGCCCCAAGATGTGTGTTGTATGTttacccagagttcagatttgggggtaggcctctctttgcatACAAGGcatgctgaacacagtatcattcttatacaggatataGAGTTACAGCTTTAActtttctaacacacacacacacactttcttccgTTCcctcattctcacacacacgcccgtTACCTCCCTCACGCATACCCGCTTGCtccataatacacacacacacacacacacacacctgctcgctccccaacacacgcacacacaaatacattcagACCCCTACCAcagctctctacacacacaccgcatTGTATATCATGAAACATAAGTGGTGCTCCAGGGCTGTGGTTCTAATGTTGGTCTAgaacagtggtcttcaaccGTGGTCCCTAGGACTCACCGTCCTTCCTGCATGTTTTGGATCAGGAAtgttcaaccctggtccccAGGGTCCACTGTCCCGTATGTTTAAGATGTTTGCCTGCTCAaaaacacctgattcaaatgaatgggtcattaacaggcttctgctgagcttcagAATGACCCATTTATTAGAATCagatgtgctggagcagggaaacatcttaaACATGCAGGACCCCAGGGGGTCCCTGTGGACCAGGGTTGGAAGACCACTGTTCTAGAAGTTACTGGCCCTGGCTGCAGACACCCTCTTCATGAATGTCCTGTGAGTCCGGTTCCTCAcgaccctctccctgtctgtctgcagacgaggaggaggaacaccTGCTGGTCGACTGGTTCACCCTCATCCACGACAAACACCTGCTCGTGAGGAGGGAGGCCGAGCTGGTCTacacgtacgtgtgtgtgtgtgtgtacgtgtgtgggtgtgtgaacatgtgtatTTGTGCGTGTACATGTATGTGACAGTATAACCATGTCTGGAGCGTAGTATagtaaaactgtgtgtgtgctgctctgtgtaTGTACCCTGTGAATGTGCGTGTACAAATAGAATGCATTCTGTGCTAAAAGTAGGTGtaatattgtgtgtgcgtgtttctctCGCTCTACAGGGCCAAGCAGCAGAacctggaggagagacaagCAGATGTGGAGTATGAGCTCAGGTGTCTCCTGAAcaagccaggtgtgtgtgtacacgcacGACCTCACATCCTCCCTCGTTCCAAACCAAAAAGACATACCAAAGCTGAAAAGTATACTTGGGTTTGGTTTCGGGCCAGGGGAATAGGCTACCAAGGGAAAATGTAACCCTCCGGAAAATGGATATCGCTCTGTACTTCCTCACTCATTCACATCCTCCATCCTTATCTACTTTTTCATCCATCCCACAGAGAAGGACTGGAGCGAGGAGGACAAGGGGCGGGAGCAGGAGCTGATGGGCGAGCTGGTCACCATCATCGAACAACGGAACCAAATCATCAACAACATGGATCAGGACAGGCAGAGGTAATCAACTACCGTCCGTTGACATTGTATGCATGGACAGTGCTGGGCACTGTGACCCAGGCTATAATAATGGATAGCCTACAATCAGGCCCTTAAGCTAACGGTAATTGTGGTCACGCATTTTCAacagggaagaggaagaggataaACTTCTGGCGGCCATGTTGAAGAAAAAAGGTAGGGGAAGGACCTAAgcactcttttctctctttctgtgagatctttgtgtctctctctttgtacacTCTCACTAATGAATCCAATGATTTTGTCATTTCCGTTTAGCCTCATGTTAGCTTGTTCTAACTCCCCATTTCCTTCCCAGACTTCCAGAAGGATCCGGAAGTAGAGcagaagaagaaaggggggaAGTTTAAACCCATGAAGGTCCTCAAGAGGCTGAGTCACAAGGGGGAGCCCGGCAAGGGCCCCAGCCCCCACAAGGGCCCCAGCCCCCGCAAGGAGAACTGAAAGAAATATGActtgaggaagaaaaggagTACGAATAGTTATAGGAAAGGAAGAGGGTGCCTTGCCCCCCACCAAATCAACCTCCCCACACCCCGAGCAAGGACATGtatctttgtcaaaaaaaagagagacagatgaagaaaggaaaaaaaaattaACGAAACACTGAACTCAAGCACTAACTCCAGCTTTACGCGTACACGGCTTTATCAAAGACTCGCGCGACCCTCAACCTGGGCAAGTCGCTCCCATCAAATCCGACGCTCTTCCCAAAAACCCGCAGTAACCTCTCCAGTGCGTTTTCTGTTGATATCCAATTTTTTCAGTTGCCTTCTGGGTTTGGACACGAAAAACAAATGGGGTGAGCAGGACAAGTGCTTCGAGAGCTTGATCGGCAGAAGCAGTGAGCCTAGCATGAAACGTTTTCTCCTGTGTCGTTACCGTGTCGTTAAATCATTTTTACATTGCACCTTTCCTCCCTTAGGCCTTGTCTTTTTAACAGTAGATTTAAACTATGGCtagatgtttttttgtgtcttaTCGTTTTATAATATGCTTATGAACACTCCCTGAATGTCGAAACGGTATGGAGGGATAGCAGATGGATTTTAAGTTATATCGACGAGCCCTGCATGTGGTTAAATCTTGAAATGCAgatgtttttttcattttgttttcttctccAAGGATATTTTGGTTGTATGTTTTAAGGGTCCTGATTAGTCAGGGCAAAAGCTGACCTGAATGTTTATGGTGGATGAGGGATATTTAAAGCCCATGTTCATTACAGTGATGCCACGATCTGCAATATGTTACAGACGAGTTACACTAACGTTACTGTGCTGTAGTTATGTAACTGAAATGTGTATATATCATGTCTGACAATTTCATGGGTTTGAGAATCATGGTTATATAGTTGATCTGGATAGGAAGACAGCTTTTAATGTATTAAAAACTAGAAAAGAGTGTACTTTAATACAGCACTAGATGTATTAAATTGATTTAGCTTTCGAGAAACAAttctaaatgtacattttagaGCATTAGGGGCTATAAAATGCAATAAGGAAACGTTTGAAAACATAGAATTGAACTACACTGTAGATAGCCGTTATCCAAAACACCATAGCAACTGTTAAACTGTTAGGGAGAGATGTTGCAAAATATGCAATCTTTTAATTTATATTTGACAATGCCTTTCTGTGTTTTGTCTGTCGGACTTTCATTGTGTTTGCCTTAAAAGTTGGAATCAAACTTTAAAAGTTGATACGCTGAGATTCCTTGTTCCTGAGTGCCATGTCgttatttaattgtattttaGGAGCCGTCTGTCCTaagttgtgtatgtttgtgactGTAGTTGGGTATGGTCTGGtcgtcttcctctctgtctctgtaccaACTTGCTCTCAGTTTTGTTTAATTGTCTGTGTCACCATTTCTGTGTTTGTCATGTTACTTCCTGTGGGTTTGTGCCTGACTTCCTGTTCAAACCGAGGGCTTCTGAAGAGCTACAGCAATAATGTTAAATATTCAAACATGATTGCTTAGAAATATGGGAGACGAGAGAAATAAAAAATTAATGCAACTAATGAAGTGTTTCTGTCATTTATAGTCAGGGATGTTTTATATCATCTACCTTTTCTTCATTGGCAGTGTTTTGGTTACCACACAATCATATATAGACACAATGTGTCTTCATAGGTAAGACCACATATTCCACTACAATCCAAACAGTTTCCCTTTCAGATGCATACTGTATCATAACATTAGGCATATCACAGTATTTGAGAATGTGTTAAATGGAAGGAAAGACTACAATCCAAGGTGTAAAGTAGATGGCAGCTtccttcttcctgtctgtcagtcttGGCTTCCTGGCTCCTCTCCAATAGACTCTGCCTTCTTTTCTGACATTGTCAGGGTCCTCAGCTCTGTACTGCGCGCCTTGTCAATCATCTCCAGCTCTCTGATTTTCTGTAAGCAAATTGTAGACGCAAAGGACATTATAGTCAGTGTAAACAGGACCAAAGACTAAATGTTAGATTATTATCATTTACCCATTAGTCAGTTTATCAAAATATTATGTTTACCCAACAATTAAATTCGGACTTTTCTGACCATTTCTGACAAAATTCTAATAAGCAAGGTTCATAATACAACCATCAAATAAACTCAATAACTATaagatattattattattattatagaatCCTAATAATATAATATGGGACCATATTATATTATCAATTATGCCTGTGTTCAACCCTAACATTGGAGGCAAATATAGACAATAGCACCACTGTAGAGGTGAATGGAGTGTACCTGGGATATCTCAGTGTTGATAATGTTATAGTAGTTCTTGCCCTTCCCAAGAGAGGTCATCTCCTCCAGAAACTGTTTCCTTTCCTCAATCTCATCCAGAACttggacacaaacacatcaaactTCATTGAATGGACTTCAAGTTCAACTCAGTTGAATAGTCTTGATATTTTGATTGTGTATGCAAGCTTGGTGGCAGATTGATGAGC contains:
- the micall1a gene encoding MICAL-like protein 1, which encodes MGSLKALQEWCRIQCENYNDVEIKNMSTSFRDGMAFCAIIHRYRPDLIDFNSLSKENVYENNRLAFEVAETELGIPALLDPEDMVSMKVPDRLSIITYVSQYYNFFTNKSHANPPIMKRPSGTGHIEPAQKKPTAPLEDKMVESEPNPEPGLKVVGEEAGAAEAGAAEAGAAEAKRVTLSSTCAACRKHVHLVQRFLVDGRLYHRNCFRCRECSSTLLPGSYKPGSESGSLVCTHHFGRAALTNQNGRPDLSKKPVVVESARVGPSTPPQTPPQTPPSERDQIKVPSHEDVCKDHSTPADDSTTPSPPPPPTVLTNSESEESEESEAAPPPSSPPSSPPNPFDESDEEGGTGKEEEEESQTPANETANGSLPASPVSHVGAAGRPVPAPRRVSEVAPPPRPAPRVLPPRVMDTLEVNGEHRRSVPAPRPRDRSHSPGRSSLSNDTPKPKDPPWLALVQSEPKKKPAPPPPPGTATPPHQGSLSSLKGAGSRPATPPVPANPFEDDEEEEGLEGEEEAGGGAVPPTIAAIHPWYSIRQGAETTGADTPPSGGSSSRSASPGGSRVRKGPAPRPPQPPNSNTALSHSQPSSSAPSPAISIESLSSASDHSSSHPPLQGGARAGEDHPFTKSVSEPSISGPCDSAPPASASSSERLAPRLSFGPSPSSLPANTSSAPATPQTNRSAGARAARPPPPRPPGTASPLAASGSPVAPPPRSKRHCKENPFNRKASPSASTPKSRPPRGPRPARPPAPGHGFPLIKRKVQSDQYIPVEDIHGEMGELEKQLDELEQRGVELESKLRDNPNDEEEEHLLVDWFTLIHDKHLLVRREAELVYTAKQQNLEERQADVEYELRCLLNKPEKDWSEEDKGREQELMGELVTIIEQRNQIINNMDQDRQREEEEDKLLAAMLKKKDFQKDPEVEQKKKGGKFKPMKVLKRLSHKGEPGKGPSPHKGPSPRKEN